The sequence below is a genomic window from Anopheles cruzii chromosome 3, idAnoCruzAS_RS32_06, whole genome shotgun sequence.
TCCTAACATAATTCTAGAGAACCATTCCACCTCCGGACCTCCAAACCATTGTGGAAGGTTTGCGCTTTTAGAGTTTGGAGCTTCACTGCCATTCTTTTGTTTATTGTGATTGTTCTCTGGTCACGTGTCCTGCTTTGTCCAGATTGTTTCTTATAGTTAACAGACTCACGGCTTCGGAGCACTGTGGTCGGTCAGTTTTACTTTCCGGGCCGTGCCGTACACCATGAACGAGGAAATATGCGGCACAGTACTACAGTGCACTCACATCGTACTCCAGAGTGGGCAATATGTATAATATATAAGAGCGCGCAAAGTTATACTCATGAATGATGGCCTATTGGCAAAAGATTAACGCAATGCAGTCGAAAATAGATGCGAGAATAAAATACCAACACAGAACGGTACCTAACCATACTTAAAGAAGCGAATCCTTtctggtttgtgtgtgtgtgtatacgcgcgcatgtgtgtgtgtatgtgtgtattgGCGCGTTAAGGACAAAAATGTGAACGACATTACCATAGATTTCTACATTAATCGTATTAGCTGCTGTTAAACCTAAACACTAGTTGTTATCTAACTCGTAGATCCTTCTGGTTCACGTTACTTCCATCGTATTCCGGTACATCGTACGGTGCAATCCATTCACAATAGTTCATTTCCTGTTTATTATTTCGTAACAAATAAGCATACGTTCTACATTCTGCATAAGGGACGAGAACAGGGTCGGTATGTTCAATATATTTCATTCGGCAAAGGGGTACGTTGCTTGTGTATTTCTTTGACTATATCATCTTTTTGTTCTCCCGTTTTTATTATCTAATTATTTACATTCTTTAATCGGCCACGAACACGCAGCGTTATCGTGCGAACCAATCAAGATGCTCTTTTTGCTTCCGTTATGTCAATCCGGTCCTATTCGTTCATCCCCTACTGTTGTACCTATGGTCTACGCACGTTCATTGATCGCAACTGATCGAGCAGAACTTCCTGTTTCCACTTCGACACCCACATACACCCTGCTGCAAACCGTGCTTCACACTGCTCTGTAACGCGTCACGCGGCATATGGCTCAACAGTAAAACGATAAATTACAATCGTATCCGTTACCAGACAGATCCCTGTTTTACCAACCGGACCGATTGTTGGAGCCTCCACCAcgaaatttattattattaccacCACGGTAGCCTCCGCGCATCATCGGACCCCCATTGCCACCTCCCGACCCGGTCGCCGTGACAAAGGGGCCGCTGACTGCACCACCCATCATCAATCCGACCTGGTGAAGGTTGCCCCGCAGTGCTCCGCCGacgacaccgccaccgcgaaAGTACGGCGaatggccgccaccgcggTTGTGACCACCCACGCCGCGGCCACGCGGTGTGCCAACagctccgccaccaccaccacgataATTGTTGCCCTTCATTTGCCCACCGCCAAAAGGAAGCGGCGGAGGTGGTCGATTCGGAGACCCGAACAGTCCCGGAGCGTCACCCGTCATCGGGGGTGGCTGATCGGCCCAGATCTGAGGCAAAGTGGAGGGAGGCGGTTGATTAATGTTACCGATCAGtccggggggcggcggcggtggcacgcTGCTGAAACCACCAAGCCCGGTAAGGCTCATCAAACTGGGCGGCGGGAGATCCCACTTCGGATGCGGTCCAGTTGGCGCAAACGGTGGATCCGGTAGGAGCGGTGGCCGTTGCTGATGGATCGGCTGCGTTGGAGCACTTTTACCGCTCCCGCAAGCGGCACCATTGTTCGTTAACGCTGCGGCGTTAACCGCAGTTCCCCCCGCCATTTGCATCGGTGATCCACCATGCTGACTCGAAGATCCTGCTCCGGCTGCATCATCCCGCAGGCTTCCCATCATCGTCCCATCCTGTGATGTAGTTTCGGTGCTGTCCTCGTCTACATTTGATTGGGCTGTAAAGAGATGTAAATAGCGCACGAAAATGTGTTCGGAAAAAAAGATCTCTTCGAATGTCCCGAAGCGGTTTTGTCGTCCAACGTCCAGCATACCAACTTGGCCAATCAATTACAACGGGCAGAAAAGCAAATAGAAGCCAAATAACGGTCAACACTTACCAGACGAAGGCGCCTCGTGCGGTGGTTGGTCATCGGGCGTCGGCCCACAGCCATCTTCATCCGATAGGTCCATATCAACACTTTCTGTGTTGTCGGTAGGGTTCTTCCTGCTTTCGTCTCCGGTGCCAGATTTTTCTGCAGATAATGGTGGAGACATAAAGAAGAAAATACTCCTGTTTTAGCTAGAGGATTCAATATGATGCAAGTGCCGCTTGAGGTGCAGATAAAATAGCGAAATAGCCAGCGAATCCGACTTgaattttgttaaataattaaaCGTCATAACGATGGCGATTTACCTGAGGTAGGTGGCGGTGATTGGGACGTTTCCGTTTGATTGCTCATCAGCAGGGCTGGTGGTTTCGTCAGGTCAAACCTTTCTCGctcaaagttttgcttttaatcgttcatgatttaaaaataaatgtgttGCTGTTAATGTATATTGAAGGCGTAACGCGGTAAAACACCGTAGCTCCCGTAATTCCAACGGTAACTTACCAAGAAGTCATCGATCTCCAGCAGCGAAACCGGTGTTTGAAGGGTCGGTAAGCTTAGATCGCCCTCTTCATCGCCATCGAGAGCTGTGTTCCCGTTCGCATCGTCCGCCGACTGTACACTATTATCAGTCCCGTCATCTTCGCGGCCGATCTCGGCCCCACCACCAAGCCGCTGTTGCACTGtactgctgttgccgctgttAGCAATCTGCGCCGCAATTGCTTTCTCCAACGACTGTATTCGCATGTCGAGATCCTTCGATTCTTCCCCCTCAGTCTCTCGGGGGGGATTGGAGGGTGTCGTGGTCGGGACGATCGTTAACGCGGACGAAGAGGGTAGCCTCAGGTCTACATCGTTCGATGCCGTCGGAAAACTATTATCCTGGCATCCCATCCACAGCGTGTTCCGGCTGTCAACCGTATCGCCGAGGGGAGCAGGTACGGGCTGCGGAGCAGATCTTCGATTTTGACCAGACCCTTGACTTCTTGCCGACAGGCTAGCCGAGTTGTCATGCTCATCTATGTCCATGTTGCTCGCATTCATCCCTTTCGGGAGCGGCCCTCCAGGCGATCCGGTAAGCGAGATCAGATTGCGGTGATCCACATCGGCCAGGCGACCTTTATCCTTCAGAAAGGGGGGCACACCGAGACTGTTGGGCAGCTGACGATGGTCAACATCTTGCAAACCTCTGTCGACACTGCCCCGGTCATAATGAGACGGAGACACGGGAGCTTCTAGACTTTGGAAGCCGGAAGAATCCTGAAAAATAGTGACAACctcattaaaataaagaaGAGCATTTTACGAACAACTTGCGTTGCTGCCGAAAAATGATGTGCTCTCAATATACTTACATGCGTTCCGTCCCATGACATTTGCATATCCCAAGTCGAGTTGTACTCATCGGATGCATCAAGATTTATGGGAGGCATCGGAGGAGGCAACAAGGGGGCAGTGACCGACGATTGCCGTCCGACACCGGGTTGCGGCGAGCCGTAATCGGACAGGACTCCCGGGTTGTACGGTTGGCGGTAATTGCCGTTACCCGATCGTCCGCCGGGACCGTGCGGTGTCGACGTTGCCCACGGATTAACGCCCGACCCGTACGGTCCGACCGGATGCGGTACGATGCCTGGTGGGGGCTGTGGTGGCGCTACGATACCACCGACTCCCTGCACACTGTTTCCTCCACCAACGGTaccgccacctccaccaccaccaccaccaccgccgccaccaggcATGCCGCTCGGTGGTACGCTAGAGGGCGCATGATAACCTGATGGATCGGGGAAAAAAGACTTCAGGAATTCGTTTACCCCTTCCGATTCTTCCTTACGCGAATTTATCACTTGAATTGGTTGAACTGtacacaccaccgccacgcGCAAGGCAAGCCGCAATGCGAAAGGGAAAATACAGAAACGAAAGAACAACATCATCAGCCATGTGCTTGGAACCAGGGAAACGGACATTCCACGCATATTTCGCTACGAAACACGTGGCGATGACGACAATGAGGTGTAAGTAGTACTTGGCTCGATCTGTGTTCACGCTCATTTTTGCTAATTCGTGCTCTACGCTAAATACTTTTCCATCACAAGCTACCGACCGAGCGTCTAAAGTCTACAACGGGCGTCTGGTGATGGCGAAAGTGTCTAACGGTGGCGCAACACTTACCACTGTGCATCACTGAGGGCGAATCGCTTCGGTTAAAGTCATTAATGTCGAACGGTAAGCTGCCTCCGTCCATGTAGCTGCGCCGCTGATGATGCATCTGAAAGTAACCTTGCTCATCCGGCAGAATGATGTCCAGATCGGATGGCCCGGGTGAGGGAGCGTTAATGTCGGGTGACGGAATCGGACTCGGCAGGCTGGTTGTCAGTTCGTCCAACTTCTTTTTCATGCTCTTTAGCCGGTTGCCAAAATTGCGATAGGCCTGTAACAATAACATCACGCAGTAGGCGAGGTAAGATTCGTCAAAAGAATACAATGGCCGGTGAATGAATTCCGGCGAACGACTTACGTTTACTACGACCTTCACTTCGTTCCGCTGATTGCCATAGAAGGACTCTGCTTGCTCCAGCACGGTCAACAGTACCCGGCGTGACTGCAGCTCCGTCTTCAGGTTCTCCACAAAGTGCTTGTACTGCGCCAGCTGATCCTCGATCTCCTGCTCAACCTCTTCCACCTTCTTGCGATCCTTGCCCTTAATCGATCCCATCACAACGTCCACCTCGACCAACGGTTTCTTGTTGAGGCTCTTGAACGTGTGGTCGGTTTCGCTTTCATACTTCACGCAATCGCGCACATTTCCCACCAACACGGACGCCTGGTAGTCGTCCGCGTCCAGCTGCACGTTGGCAGTGGCTGATTTCGTTTCGGCCAGCTTCGTTGGGCCCGTAGCAAGCGTTGCACCGGTCGCtcccgacgatgacgattggtggtgatgatggtgatggtgatgatgatggtgatgatgctgagaGGAATCGTGTTGATTTTTggactgctgttgctgttgctgttgttgttgctgttgttgttgttgctgttgctgctgctgctgctgctgctgttgttgttgttttttagcTGACGGGGTAGTCACACTGAGCAGACCGTTCAGATCGGTCAAAAACTCCTCGTTGTACACTTCTCGCTGTTCCCAGATCTTGAAGATTCGCAGTATCTTGTGCTTCACTTTTTCATCCCGCACCAGTGTGGTGGCTTTTTGGAGGTACGTTCCCCAGCTATCGACAAACTCGTAGTTTTTGCGCTTGCTGTACTGAATCACGTCGTTCGCCAGGTAGAATAACGTAAGCCGGCTCTCAATTTTCACTACAACGATGGTAAAGAGATAAAATTTCATTGATTGGCACAACTATTACACATTAGAATGAGAAAATTCTAAACacttttagtttttctttttctaagCCTGCTTAGTCTCTAGACGATGGTTACTAGACGACTTGTAAATAGATAGAAAAATCTCTCGTAACGGTCTTTTATTAGTTTCAAATAATACAACAAATGCGAGTGATAAGATGCGATAAGTCACGCGTTGACgcgtttttttctattatttttacgGACATTAAAAGTATTTAGTCATGTTCTTTAGgcccgaaaacaaaacggaaaacgaaaataaaatgcagGAAAAGGAAACCGAAGGAAATGCGAAATACATTCGTCGAATCTGTACTCACCCTGCTTTAGCACGTTCAACCAACTGGTGACAATCTTTTTGTGATGCGCTCGCCGCTGTAAACACCAGGCCGACAGGTGCTGGATGCTCTCCTGCGTATCCTTCAGATCCCGTAGTTTCTGCTCAAAGGCGGCCACATCGAATTCCCCTGACACAACTGTCCCACTGTTCCGACCAGCTACCACAGTGGTGGTCGTTTTCGTCGACATGCTGTGGCGGCTGAcgctctgtctgtccgtgaccgtgtgttttgtttacctgCTGCGTAAACTCGCGCACATACGCGGCACGTTATCCTAATCAACAAAAAGCTTGCCGCTGACCTAGTTGCCGTTCGTTTGGGGCATGATGCCGTTTAAGATGCTTTGAAGCGCTACCTCCTAAGCGGAGGCTATCTATCACCAAACACAGATGCCACTCGGAGACGCATCAACCACTGGTGATTTGGGGGCTTGTATCTTGCGGATGCTTGCTTGAAGTCTGAGCACTAAGCATCGGAGCACATCACTTCGCCACAGCTACCTGTAAAGCGTAGGAAAACCGTAAGTCACCACCAATAGCTGGCCGAGCTGGACTAGAGCCTTTTCCCGGCAATCAGAATTGCTGCAGTATGATTTGCGGCCTTTGCACTGATATAAATAATAATCGGGTGTGTTtgctgccacacacacacacccggtcaCAGAAACTTCATAGAATGGAGAGCAGATCACAACCACGCGGGGGATGGTGCGCGACTAGTTGTTCCAAAACCCGTTGTTGTTATTCTCTTAACCAATATTCACTGTGCGACTGGCGAGTTCCCGTTCCTCCGCCCAATTGCCGGATCTTTCAACAACACTAAATAACCAACGCCACAACACGCCCGGAATGACCACAGTGCGCGGCGGCAGCTTTGGTGCCCAAAAACTCTCAACACTCCCGTTAGGCCCCCCGTGGTGCTGAGCCGTCCCGCGAAGCGTCCCGAAATATCTCACAACAGCGGAGCGCGATTTGTTGTCCGAGAAAACTCCATTCTGTATCGTAATAAAAAGACCACTTTTTCTCGCACAATATACgaggagctgtcaaaatggtGCTGTGCACTTCTTCCTCTTGTTTGGCAGCTTCTTCCTCTTTTCACCACAACACcacttcacgcacacacctttATCTCAGCCACGCGCACGCAGCCAAATTCACGAACGCAGCCACAACAAGTTCGAATACCAGAACCCAGGTGGTGAAAATGACAATGGATTTAGCACccgaatttaaatttatttccgaaaatcttcaatcaatttttaaCCTGTTTAATGTGTTTATGATAAGCTTTATGTTTTCCTGCTTGAGAGTGGAAGTGTTCACGCTCAGCTATTATAATTTGATTCCCAAAAACGAACTCATACAATATGTTATCGATATAATCTGGCTGCTAGACAAAAGTTCATATCTTATCGTGCcctcgaaacgaaaaaaaacaagatttCATGCTTGGTTAATTATCTCTTCGCGATTTCGATACAATTTTGTCAGTCGTGTGCTCTCTTCAGGTCTCGAATGTAGTACGTTTCATTGGCACTGTTTGCGGCGCCAGTTAAGAGATCGGTTATTAAGTGTATtttaggaaaaaaaagaatgaagtTCAGTGGGATACTGGGACTTTGAAATGGTTAATAATAAGTATATGTAGCTGCGTTCCGGAAGTCAGGAACTGATTGCAAGAATGCAAGAACATGCAAGGACACCATCTGCAAGAGAATGGTTAAAACcgttcttccttttttccgaaaATCTATTGCGTGacaaaacattaattaattaatattaatattggACTGTCGTAAATTGGTTAGCCACGACATATGTTGGAATGGCAACTTATTAGCCTGGTATAATATTATATTATGATATTATTGTTAGTGGCGCAATGCTTTTCAGGACCGTTGGTTGGTGATGTGATGAGTGCATGGTGATGGTCACTCACTgcaaatataaaaaaaatcattaattaTTCTGTCATTTTGGTCACCTAAATTAACAACTTACCGGCTGGGCAGTTCCCGGATCCACGGTCATCCGTCCATGGTTTACGAAGCAGCCCATTTGCTGTTCAAACTTGTTGTACTCGCAAGCCGGAACGAAATGCGTGATTACCTTGTGGATCATCTTCAAGGTGGCGGTAAACGTAGACAGGAGTATCCTTTtttggtcggtcgggttcACCCACGCACATTGATTGATGAAATTATCATCAATAAAGAGACGGACAACTCTTCTGAGCAGACTGTCTTCCTTTATGTTTTGGTACAAACACCGACTGTTGAAGACGAGTTTCAACATCTTTGTGTAACACTCCAGTTCTGATTTTTTTGCCGCCTCGTTTAACATTACCAAAGACTCGAAGCTGCGGACTGGAAGCACCAGACGCACTTCGTTGCAATTGGTAGTGGTAGCAGGCAGCGAGGCGGAGGAAACTCGCTgctgtttggtggtggttatggtggtggtgactgGGCAATGGTTCGGGAGGCTTacggtggctgctggtggtcctCGCgagcagccggcagccggacTGGCTGGAGCTGGCAGTGGCTCTTCATTATTCGCCTCCATCACGGGCAAGTGTATTTCTTCCCCATCACCCGGTCCGTTCAATTCCATGCCGTCTTCCACTTCCTTcgccgaaggcgaaggaaggGAGCTGGTCTTCACGGTAGGGGACCGGACTATCTTTTTGGATTGCTCCTCATGCGGCATCGGCTAATAGAACGAATGAGATAACCAATTGGAACGAGATAAACCGTTAGAGAACTTTTCCGGAGttagtaataaaaaaataactaaTTAATTATATTTACCTGTATGCAGCTCTTTGTTTGTTGGCGTGGTCGGTTCCGGGACGCCTTTGGCTGCGGCGGAACATACACGTACGATTCAAGATATTCCTTGATCGGTTGGTTACGTCGGGCCGCCTGTCTTTTTAAGTTTTGTAAGTCTCTTTGGCATCTCTCTCGCGATTTTCCCGTCGCTAGTGCAACGGCAGTCCACGCAGCGTAAATTTGGCTCCGTTTCGATTGTGAACTTGGAGTATGGTCTTTTACTTTGGCCATTGCTTTTAGTATTAAACTTTATTAAACCACACGCACTCTTGGATTGACTGATGAATCCAAAGCCAGTGTCTGCAAAAGCGCGGGGTCTTCTGTCAAAACGCGGAAGCGAGTCCGAGAATGAgacccgacacacacgcacacgaacgaTCGCTCCATAGATGTGAAATAgaaatggaattaaaattaaaattcaatgtTTTCCATCACTCCCGAGCTTTTTAAGGTTATAGCGTAAAATTTACTTTTATCTATTTACGCAGTTGGATGGAGATCGAGCCACCATAAGACGGCCAGCCTTCTCGAACCGAGAGGCCATCCCGGGATGAATATAGTGGAGCGATGTGAGGCGCGGTTGCGGCTGCAGAATAATCGGTATATTTTGCCTCTCTGTCCCATTACCACCATGTGATCGATCGCACTAGTCCGCCACGCCGAACATCTTACCTACCGATGGAGATCTTGTGGGGCCACCGATTTCAGAATAGCATAGAGTACGACCCCGAGGGTGAATGCTTCGTGGCCAAGAACGATCAGCTCGATCTGCTGGAAGAAATCGAAACTCCACTCTGCAGTGCCCGTTTGCTCGAGGACATGATGGGTGAACTGCAGAATGATCACCACACATTTGCAGAATATCTTCCAGCAGATGACGTCAGCAGAACAGGCGTGAGTATCCTTTTCAAAGTAATTGTCGCGCATTCTCGTAATAAATTACCGTTCACTTCTTGTCGAAGGCATCGGTTTCATACAAGTGTAGCACAAGATTGTGGAGCAATCCGAGCTCATCGACTTGAAAGACGAAGAAGATGGGCAATCGCTCAAACACcaggaaaacaataaaattactGGCATGGCAGATAATTGCGAGATTATCGAAATTATTGATCGGAATGCATCAAGCGTAGCACTTATGAAGTACACAAAAGCCGTTGCTCCGAATTAAATGCTTACTGATTCATATAACTGCACCTAAAAATGAAGAGCTTAAGAAATGTGGACACAGCCGTACAGCTAAAGGTACGAAACCGGGATAGAAAAAATCCCTGTAAAACGCCATACAGGTCACTGAGTTAGAAAACTGAAAATTCGTCCAGTCCAATTCCAGGCGAAcgattcatcatcatcttccacATCGCTGACCCTCAAAACGAGTACACGCCCTCTCGCCTTCATGACTTACAGCTGTCTCCAACATTTAGCCATTTCAAATTGGCTTAATTCTTCTGCGTCTTCTGTCGGGCCCGGTCATCCATTAAAGAGTTAATCCATCGAGAGATCACGGTCGCTGAAGCTGCAGCTGGTGAACTAACACATCCACCAACGCGACCGGATGTGCCGCGATCGTACAGCATCGCGTTATCTTATCAACCGGTCAACTTGAGATGCGGTGGGTTTGTGTTACCTCTAGACAAGAAGAATTATAGGCATTCGCACGCATTACGCATCGTCCATCAGCACACGATCTTACGTTACGGTACGGACCTGTGAACAAACCCGCACTGCTATGGACCGCCCAGAGTCACATCAGGTCGACGAAGAACTGTTCGCAAAAGAATCACGTGTGGTGAAAAAGGTTGGTGACCGAAATGTGCGTGTCTATAATCTACCGCAGCGATCAATCCGCTTCATCAAAGATCTCGTGACAACGTTGGTAAGTTCACTGGCGGATGTCTGTGTTTAATCCACGCGTTGATGCGTTCTGTGTCCCGATAGGTTGAAGAACAGTGGCGCTACCTGTTGACGGTGTTCGTGGCCAGTTATGTGGTCAGTTGGACGTTGTTTGGCGTTCTCTGGTACGTCCTGTCGTATGCTCACGGAGACCTGGAGGTAGATCCGGAAACCGGTGGCCCGCTGTCTACCGGTGTGCCACGCTGCGTGGACGGTGTGTTCTCCTTCCTGGACTTTTTGATATTCAGCATGGAAACGCAAATTTCGACCGGGTACGGGGCCAAGGTGCCAACCGAAGAGTGCCCGGAAACGTTCGGGCTACTCACCATTCAGCTGATCGTGGGGCTGGTGATCGACGGTTCCGTTCTCGGTGTAGTGTACGCGAAGATGGTCCGGCCGCCGCAGAAAATCTCCGAGATGAAGTTCAGCCAGCGGTCGGTCATCTGCCAGCGGGATGGGAAGctgtgtttcgtgtttcgtatCTGCGACCGAAAGTGGCAACACGCGATTGAGACAAAGGTGTCTGCCGTGCTGCTGGAACCGCGTCGCACTGCCGAGGGGGAACTGATCGAGAAGCAGGAAACGTATCTGCCGCTGGAGAACGATGGACGATTGATTCTACTGTGGCCGGTTACCGTTTGTCACGTGATCGATCGCACTAGTCCGCTGTACGAGGTGTCGGCTGCCGATCTGATGGAGCGCAAAATGGAAATTGTTATCACGATCACTGGtgggacgatgacgacggggCAAATCAATCAGGCGCGCACTTCTTACTTACCGTCGGAGATTTACTGGGGGTATCGGTTCTGTGATATTGTCGAGTACGATTCGCGCAAACAGAGTTACGTGGCCGTTAACGAACGAATGCACGATCTGGAAGAAGTAGAAACGCCACTCTGCAGTGCACGCCAGATGGATGTGCTGTTGCGAAAGCTTCGCCGGGATGCGTCCGCCAGCGGTGTAGGTGTCCAGTCACAACCATACGTCCTTCCAGAAACGGATCAACACAATACAGACGCCAATGGGGATACTTCATCCAGTAAGTAGAATGGATTAAGCAAATCCTTTATGATGTCTTTGCAACTATTTTATTCAAGGTTAAGCTTCGAGCTAACGAAAGCAATCAAAGAAGGCATCTTGTAACGGGGAATATCAAATACAAATTGTTCTTTCGTTGCcattaaaaacatattactttctttctcttttcgatAGTTGTTACAATTATATCAAACAAAATTACATCATTATGTTCAACGTATTACAAAGCACTTCCTCTCAATCAATCACACGGACCAAGCCCACCAAATGGTCACACTTGGCGCATTCTTATCGTTTCATCGAAACTTTTGCATGTAACTTTGCTTCCAGCTCCTGTACCCGGTCCTTtagagttttgttttccgatcTTGTTGCGATGAATTGCTGCGTAAATTCGTCCTTCGCCAACAGTAATCCCAACCCAGTGTTAACGGTCTGTTCCAGCGATTCCAGCTTGGCTTGAGTTTCACGCCACAAATTAAACATTCCCATCCACAAGTGGCTGCGCAGAGCCTGCTCTGCGtcgagctgctgaaggtgGCTTTCCTGAAACTGCTCCATGATGGAGCTCCGTAATTCCTCAATCTGGCCAGCGATCTCTCGATGCTGCGATAGGTGTGTTTCCACAGATCGTGCACATTCATTCGGAACTGATGTTTCCTGAGGATTAGTGGCTGCGGATACGGAAGTACCGGATAGTTCCTGCCGGACACTCCCCACCGACACACGCGTCTGATTTTCTTTATCATGAACGACATTCGATTGCGGGCCACTCTTTCGCATCTCGCCCGCTCCGGGAGCAGTGTTGCCATGCTGGCTTTCGGCTAATACCCGATTCGCATGGCTGTCTCTATGgctactgctactgttgctACAGGTGCTGTTTGTCGCGGCTACTTCACTGTCACTTTCCGCCACCTCGGAACCTTCTTCGCGAATGTATTCCAAATTGTCACCCGACCTCACACCTCCCGCTGGCCGGTGGAGCCGCTGTTCAACGCTTCCATCCAACCGGCTACAATCT
It includes:
- the LOC128270764 gene encoding uncharacterized protein LOC128270764, whose product is MSTKTTTTVVAGRNSGTVVSGEFDVAAFEQKLRDLKDTQESIQHLSAWCLQRRAHHKKIVTSWLNVLKQVKIESRLTLFYLANDVIQYSKRKNYEFVDSWGTYLQKATTLVRDEKVKHKILRIFKIWEQREVYNEEFLTDLNGLLSVTTPSAKKQQQQQQQQQQQQQQQQQQQQQQQQQQSKNQHDSSQHHHHHHHHHHHHHQSSSSGATGATLATGPTKLAETKSATANVQLDADDYQASVLVGNVRDCVKYESETDHTFKSLNKKPLVEVDVVMGSIKGKDRKKVEEVEQEIEDQLAQYKHFVENLKTELQSRRVLLTVLEQAESFYGNQRNEVKVVVNAYRNFGNRLKSMKKKLDELTTSLPSPIPSPDINAPSPGPSDLDIILPDEQGYFQMHHQRRSYMDGGSLPFDINDFNRSDSPSVMHSVQPIQVINSRKEESEGVNEFLKSFFPDPSGYHAPSSVPPSGMPGGGGGGGGGGGGGTVGGGNSVQGVGGIVAPPQPPPGIVPHPVGPYGSGVNPWATSTPHGPGGRSGNGNYRQPYNPGVLSDYGSPQPGVGRQSSVTAPLLPPPMPPINLDASDEYNSTWDMQMSWDGTHDSSGFQSLEAPVSPSHYDRGSVDRGLQDVDHRQLPNSLGVPPFLKDKGRLADVDHRNLISLTGSPGGPLPKGMNASNMDIDEHDNSASLSARSQGSGQNRRSAPQPVPAPLGDTVDSRNTLWMGCQDNSFPTASNDVDLRLPSSSALTIVPTTTPSNPPRETEGEESKDLDMRIQSLEKAIAAQIANSGNSSTVQQRLGGGAEIGREDDGTDNSVQSADDANGNTALDGDEEGDLSLPTLQTPVSLLEIDDFLQNFERERFDLTKPPALLMSNQTETSQSPPPTSEKSGTGDESRKNPTDNTESVDMDLSDEDGCGPTPDDQPPHEAPSSAQSNVDEDSTETTSQDGTMMGSLRDDAAGAGSSSQHGGSPMQMAGGTAVNAAALTNNGAACGSGKSAPTQPIHQQRPPLLPDPPFAPTGPHPKWDLPPPSLMSLTGLGGFSSVPPPPPPGLIGNINQPPPSTLPQIWADQPPPMTGDAPGLFGSPNRPPPPLPFGGGQMKGNNYRGGGGGAVGTPRGRGVGGHNRGGGHSPYFRGGNGGPMMRGGYRGGNNNKFRGGGSNNRSGW
- the LOC128274241 gene encoding ATP-sensitive inward rectifier potassium channel 8-like, which codes for MDRPESHQVDEELFAKESRVVKKVGDRNVRVYNLPQRSIRFIKDLVTTLVEEQWRYLLTVFVASYVVSWTLFGVLWYVLSYAHGDLEVDPETGGPLSTGVPRCVDGVFSFLDFLIFSMETQISTGYGAKVPTEECPETFGLLTIQLIVGLVIDGSVLGVVYAKMVRPPQKISEMKFSQRSVICQRDGKLCFVFRICDRKWQHAIETKVSAVLLEPRRTAEGELIEKQETYLPLENDGRLILLWPVTVCHVIDRTSPLYEVSAADLMERKMEIVITITGGTMTTGQINQARTSYLPSEIYWGYRFCDIVEYDSRKQSYVAVNERMHDLEEVETPLCSARQMDVLLRKLRRDASASGVGVQSQPYVLPETDQHNTDANGDTSSSK